A single window of Stigmatopora nigra isolate UIUO_SnigA chromosome 22, RoL_Snig_1.1, whole genome shotgun sequence DNA harbors:
- the LOC144215694 gene encoding hyaluronidase PH-20-like has translation MFLQYLSYIILSFTPLAATLPPSEPPLIPRHPFITVWNAPTTTCQRLDIPLDTEAFQAVTTPAAVPGQFLTIFYESRLGFYPKIDPVRRICRAGGVPQSGNLTAHLLKARQQIDRYIAEDETPGLAVIDWESWRPLWTHNWGSKRVYQKLSIANALHDSPFSSLKKISLQAADQFQRAGRNFMEKTIELGVKERPSRHWGFYLFPICHNYDWDRPNYTGRCSTKSRKQNQDLMWLWEHSTALFPSIYLHPALKNSPQAALYVRYRVREALKMAALTKRSSVVPTYVYSRPLYRGQNQYFETPTDLVSTVGESAALGAAGVVMWGGRKDYNNKASCESLSNYLTSTLNPYLVNVTAAAMLCSQALCQGRGRCVRRYSSSSVYLHLDASRFSILRADRKYMAVGLPSAQNLDAWAQNFTCQCYARQECTPNLMPPTGIQVIKV, from the exons ATGTTCCTTCAATACCTGTCCTACATAATCCTGAGCTTCACACCTCTGGCAGCCACCTTGCCACCCAGCGAACCTCCCCTGATCCCCAGGCACCCCTTTATCACCGTGTGGAACGCCCCCACCACAACATGCCAGCGGCTGGACATTCCACTGGACACTGAAGCCTTCCAG GCAGTGACCACGCCAGCCGCAGTTCCAGGTCAGTTCCTCACCATTTTCTACGAAAGCCGCCTAGGCTTCTACCCCAAGATCGATCCAGTGAGGCGTATTTGCCGAGCGGGTGGTGTTCCACAAAGCGGCAACCTGACGGCACACCTGCTCAAAGCGAGGCAACAAATTGACCGTTACATTGCTGAGGATGAAACCCCTGGCCTCGCTGTCATCGACTGGGAGTCCTGGCGCCCTCTCTGGACCCATAACTGGGGATCCAAGCGGGTCTATCAAAAGCTGTCAATCGCCAATGCTTTGCATGACTCCCCATTCTCATCCCTAAAGAAGATTTCCCTGCAAGCTGCGGATCAGTTCCAGAGGGCGGGGAGAAACTTTATGGAGAAGACCATTGAGCTCGGAGTGAAGGAGCGTCCAAGTCGTCACTGGGGGTTCTACTTATTCCCCATTTGCCACAACTATGACTGGGACCGGCCCAATTATACAGGACGGTGCTCGACTAAAAGCCGAAAGCAGAACCAGGATCTAATGTGGCTCTGGGAGCACAGCACTGCACTATTCCCATCAATATACCTGCACCCAGCCTTGAAAAACTCCCCCCAGGCGGCACTCTACGTGCGGTATCGCGTCCGCGAAGCCCTGAAGATGGCGGCGCTAACCAAGCGGTCGTCTGTAGTGCCTACCTATGTCTACTCTAGACCCCTATATCGAGGCCAGAATCAATATTTTGAGACACCG ACGGACCTGGTGAGCACAGTTGGTGAGTCAGCCGCCCTGGGGGCTGCTGGTGTGGTCATGTGGGGTGGAAGGAAAGACTACAATAATAAG GCTTCCTGCGAGTCACTGTCCAACTACCTAACGTCCACACTCAACCCGTACCTGGTCAACGTGACAGCAGCGGCCATGTTGTGCAGCCAGGCCTTGTGTCAAGGGCGTGGCCGTTGCGTGCGGCGTTATTCCAGTTCTTCTGTCTATCTTCACCTGGATGCCAGCCGCTTCAGCATCTTGCGGGCAGACAGGAAGTATATGGCAGTGGGACTCCCTTCTGCCCAAAACCTGGATGCCTGGGCCCAAAACTTCACGTGTCAGTGCTACGCCAGGCAAGAATGCACGCCGAATCTTATGCCACCCACTGGCATCCAGGTTATCAAAGTCTGA